One part of the Candidatus Neomarinimicrobiota bacterium genome encodes these proteins:
- the lptC gene encoding LPS export ABC transporter periplasmic protein LptC, with protein MKNTFFKRLIWLIIISTALFILCPACSRLDEKELEKEWTAPDQESWNAVLTMSRNEKLSARVYAGRMKQFNETGEVYIGDSMRVDFYNDEGRHTSFLKSDSGIINERKQNLIAIGNVEFRSDTGYVMYSQTLFWLNDSNLVYTDGDIELFSEKDTLYGTGFRSDVRLENWTIDKPRGSTRREYDVED; from the coding sequence ATGAAAAACACATTTTTCAAGAGATTGATATGGCTGATTATTATAAGCACCGCTTTGTTCATTTTGTGTCCGGCCTGTTCCCGACTGGATGAAAAAGAACTTGAAAAAGAATGGACAGCCCCTGACCAGGAAAGCTGGAATGCCGTTTTAACCATGAGTCGGAATGAAAAACTCAGTGCCCGGGTCTATGCCGGCAGGATGAAACAATTTAACGAGACCGGTGAAGTATATATTGGGGACAGTATGCGTGTGGATTTTTACAATGATGAAGGCAGGCATACCTCTTTCCTGAAATCAGACAGCGGGATTATCAATGAAAGAAAGCAAAACCTTATTGCCATTGGCAATGTGGAGTTCCGGTCCGATACGGGATATGTGATGTATTCCCAAACGCTTTTCTGGCTGAATGACAGTAACCTGGTCTACACAGACGGGGATATTGAACTCTTTTCTGAAAAGGATACGCTCTATGGGACGGGTTTCAGAAGTGATGTAAGGCTTGAAAACTGGACGATAGACAAACCCCGGGGCAGCACC